One part of the Eptesicus fuscus isolate TK198812 chromosome 2, DD_ASM_mEF_20220401, whole genome shotgun sequence genome encodes these proteins:
- the BMP3 gene encoding bone morphogenetic protein 3, with the protein MAGARRLLCLWLGCFCVSLARGDRLRQHLPELSKTLPSDRSAGGGPGPALRPHDKVSEHMLRLYDRYSGGRTRAARTPGSPERSAQPLRPRALREGNTVRSFRAGAAGNLESKGLHIFNLTSLTKSENILSAALYFYIGELINISLSCPGSRGCSHHAQRKHIQIDITAWILKSNRDQSQLLGHLSADVGGPHRDLVSWLSKDITQLLRKAKESEEFLLGFNITSKGHQPPKEMVSFPDPYILVYANDAAISEPESVVSSLQGHRNFPTGAVPKLDSHIRAALSMKRRKKRSTGVLLPLQNNELPGAEYQYKEDGVWEERKPYKTLQTQPPEKSKNKKKQRKGPHQKSQTLQFDEQTLKKARRKQWIEPRNCARRYLKVDFADIGWSEWIISPKSFDAYYCSGACQFPMPKSLKPSNHATIQSIVRAVGVVPGIPEPCCVPEKMSSLSILFFDENKNVVLKVYPNMTVESCACR; encoded by the exons ATGGCCGGGGCGCGCAGGCTGCTGTGTCTGTGGCTGGGCTGCTTCTGCGTGAGCCTGGCGCGGGGAGACAGGCTGAGGCAGCATCTGCCCGAGCTCAGCAAGACCCTGCCCAGCGACCGCTCAGCAGGTGGGGGCCCGGGCCCCGCGCTGCGGCCGCACGACAAGGTGTCGGAGCACATGCTGCGGCTCTATGACAGGTACAGCGGCGGCAGGACCCGGGCGGCGCGGACACCCGGGTCCCCGGAGCGGAGCGCGCAGCCCCTGCGCCCCCGGGCCCTGCGCGAAGGCAACACGGTCCGCAGCTTTCGAGCCGGAGCAGCAG gAAACCTTGAAAGCAAGGGACTGCATATTTTTAACCTGACTTCTCTAACCAAGTCTGAAAACATTTTATCTGCCGCACTATATTTCTATATTGGAGAGCTGATTAACATCAGCCTGAGTTGTCCAGGATCAAGAGGATGCTCACATCACGCTCAGAGGAAACATATTCAGATCGATATCACTGCATGGATCCTCAAATCCAACAGAGACCAAAGCCAACTCCTGGGTCATCTTTCAGCAGATGTGGGCGGACCTCATCGAGACCTTGTGTCTTGGCTGTCTAAAGACATCACTCAACTCTTGAGGAAGGCTAAGGAAAGTGAGGAGTTCCTCTTAGGATTTAACATAACCTCCAAAGGTCACCAGCCGCCAAAGGAGATGGTATCCTTTCCTGACCCTTATATCTTGGTGTATGCCAACGATGCTGCCATTTCTGAGCCAGAGAGTGTGGTATCAAGCTTACAAGGTCATCGAAATTTTCCCACCGGAGCTGTGCCCAAATTGGATAGCCATATTAGGGCTGCCCTTTCTATGAAACGGAGGAAGAAGCGTTCTACTGGGGTCCTGCTCCCTCTGCAGAACAATGAGCTTCCTGGGGCAGAATATCAGTATAAGGAGGATGGGGTTTGGGAGGAGAGAAAGCCATATAAGACCCTTCAGACTCAGCCCCCTGAGAAGAGTAAGaacaagaagaaacagagaaagggaCCTCACCAGAAGAGCCAGACGCTCCAGTTTGATGAACAGACGCTGAAGAAGGCAAGAAGAAAGCAATGGATTGAACCTCGGAATTGTGCCAGGCGATACCTTAAGGTGGACTTTGCGGATATTGGCTGGAGTGAATGGATTATCTCCCCCAAGTCCTTTGATGCCTATTATTGCTCGGGAGCATGCCAATTCCCCATGCCAAAG TCTTTGAAGCCTTCAAACCATGCTACCATCCAGAGCATAGTGAGAGCTGTGGGGGTCGTTCCTGGAATACCTGAGCCTTGCTGTGTGCCAGAAAAGATGTCCTCGCTCAGTATCTTATTCTTTGATGAAAATAAGAATGTGGTACTTAAAGTATATCCTAACATGACAGTAGAGTCTTGTGCTTGCAGATAA